The following coding sequences are from one Vibrio syngnathi window:
- a CDS encoding isoprenyl transferase, producing MHNSQAFTDSLPKHIAIIMDGNGRWAKAQGKPRVFGHKNGVQAVRKTISSAARLGIKAVTLFAFSSENWRRPEEEVGLLMELFISVLSSEVKKLHKNNLQLRVIGDKSRFNERLQKKIEEAEALTSNNTGMVINIAANYGGKWDIQQAMISIAQQVKSGDINVEDIDEAMITRHLTMADIPEVDLLIRTSGECRISNFMLWQLAYAEMYFTEQFWPDFNEDSLVEAVTWFVNRERRFGCTGEQIKALMDS from the coding sequence ATGCATAATTCTCAAGCGTTCACAGACTCTCTTCCTAAACACATTGCTATCATTATGGATGGTAATGGTCGCTGGGCAAAAGCTCAGGGTAAGCCTCGTGTCTTTGGTCATAAAAATGGCGTTCAAGCTGTTCGAAAAACCATATCTTCAGCAGCCAGACTTGGCATTAAAGCCGTAACTCTTTTTGCTTTTAGTAGTGAAAATTGGCGTCGTCCTGAAGAAGAAGTGGGTCTCTTGATGGAACTGTTTATTTCAGTGCTATCGAGTGAAGTAAAAAAGCTTCATAAAAATAATCTACAACTTCGTGTTATTGGTGATAAAAGTCGTTTTAATGAGCGACTACAAAAGAAAATAGAAGAAGCGGAAGCTTTGACTAGCAACAATACGGGTATGGTTATTAATATTGCGGCTAACTACGGCGGTAAGTGGGATATCCAGCAAGCGATGATTTCGATTGCTCAACAGGTTAAGTCTGGCGATATTAATGTAGAAGACATTGATGAAGCTATGATTACACGGCACCTGACGATGGCAGATATTCCAGAAGTCGATCTACTTATCCGCACCAGTGGCGAGTGCCGCATTAGTAACTTTATGCTTTGGCAATTAGCTTACGCCGAAATGTATTTCACTGAACAATTCTGGCCAGACTTTAATGAAGACAGCTTAGTAGAAGCTGTGACTTGGTTTGTAAACCGCGAGCGTCGTTTTGGATGCACCGGTGAGCAAATTAAAGCTCTGATGGACAGTTAA
- the frr gene encoding ribosome recycling factor: MINEIKKDAQERMVKSVDALKNSLQKIRTGRAHPSLLSGLTVEYYGAPTPLTQVANVIAEDARTLAITVFDKTLTPLVEKAIMTSDLGLNPMSAGTVIRVPLPPLTEERRKDLVKIVRGEAEGGRVAIRNIRRDANGDLKALLKDKEISEDEDRKAQDEIQKLTDAAVKNVDEVLAVKEKELMEV, translated from the coding sequence GTGATTAACGAAATCAAAAAAGACGCTCAAGAGCGCATGGTAAAAAGTGTTGATGCACTAAAAAACAGCCTACAAAAAATCCGTACAGGCCGTGCTCACCCGAGCCTACTTTCTGGTCTTACCGTTGAGTACTACGGTGCACCAACGCCTTTGACTCAAGTAGCTAACGTTATTGCTGAAGACGCACGTACACTAGCAATTACAGTGTTTGATAAAACACTGACTCCTCTTGTTGAAAAAGCAATCATGACTTCTGACCTAGGCTTAAACCCTATGTCTGCAGGTACGGTTATTCGCGTTCCACTTCCACCGCTAACGGAAGAGCGTCGTAAAGACCTAGTTAAAATCGTTCGTGGCGAAGCTGAAGGTGGCCGTGTTGCTATCCGTAACATCCGTCGTGACGCGAATGGCGATCTAAAAGCGCTTCTTAAAGACAAAGAAATTTCAGAAGACGAAGATCGTAAAGCACAAGACGAAATTCAAAAGCTAACTGACGCTGCGGTTAAGAACGTAGACGAAGTTCTAGCAGTTAAAGAAAAAGAGTTGATGGAAGTTTAA
- the pyrH gene encoding UMP kinase, with amino-acid sequence MTTNPKPAYQRILLKLSGEALQGEEGFGIDPTILDRMAQEVKELVELGVQVGVVIGGGNLFRGAGLAEAGMNRVVGDHMGMLATVMNGLAMRDALHRAYVNARVMSAIPLKGVCDDYNWADAISQLRQGRVVIFSAGTGNPFFTTDSAACLRGIEIEADVVLKATKVDGVFTADPVANPDAELYDTLSYNTILEKELKVMDLAAFTLARDHKMPIRVFNMNKPGALRRVVMGETEGTLISDAD; translated from the coding sequence ATGACTACGAACCCTAAACCAGCGTATCAACGTATTCTGTTAAAACTTAGCGGTGAAGCGCTACAAGGCGAAGAAGGTTTTGGTATTGACCCAACGATCCTTGATCGTATGGCTCAAGAAGTAAAAGAATTAGTTGAACTAGGCGTTCAAGTTGGTGTTGTTATCGGTGGTGGTAACCTTTTCCGTGGCGCAGGCCTAGCAGAAGCGGGTATGAACCGTGTTGTTGGTGACCATATGGGTATGCTTGCAACGGTAATGAACGGCCTTGCTATGCGTGACGCACTACACCGTGCTTACGTAAACGCACGTGTAATGTCAGCAATTCCTCTTAAAGGTGTATGTGACGACTACAACTGGGCAGATGCAATCAGCCAACTACGTCAAGGTCGTGTTGTGATCTTCTCTGCTGGTACGGGTAACCCATTCTTTACTACAGACTCTGCTGCATGTTTACGCGGTATCGAAATCGAAGCTGACGTAGTTCTAAAAGCAACAAAAGTAGATGGTGTATTTACTGCTGACCCAGTAGCAAACCCAGACGCAGAGTTGTATGATACGTTGTCTTACAACACAATTCTTGAGAAAGAATTGAAAGTAATGGACTTGGCCGCATTTACGCTAGCACGTGACCACAAAATGCCAATCCGTGTATTTAACATGAATAAGCCAGGCGCACTACGTCGCGTGGTTATGGGTGAAACTGAAGGTACATTAATCAGCGACGCTGACTAA
- the tsf gene encoding translation elongation factor Ts, translated as MATVTAALVKELRERTAAGMMECKKALVAAEGDIELAIENMRKSGAAKAAKKAGNVAAEGAIIIKEEAGVAALLEVNCQTDFVAKDAGFLAFANEVAEVALAERLDIVALQAKFEDARIALVTKIGENISIRRVELVEGVALASYRHGEKIGVVVAGEGEAETLKHIAMHVAASKPEYVNPSDVPADVVEKEKAVQVEIAMNEGKPQEIAEKMVIGRMKKFTGEVSLTGQAFIMEPKKTVADILKEKGASVTTFVRLEVGEGIEKAAEMSFADEVAAVQKG; from the coding sequence ATGGCAACTGTAACTGCAGCTCTAGTTAAAGAACTTCGTGAACGCACAGCTGCGGGCATGATGGAATGTAAAAAAGCGCTTGTTGCTGCTGAAGGCGACATCGAGCTAGCAATTGAAAACATGCGTAAATCTGGCGCAGCGAAAGCAGCTAAAAAAGCTGGTAACGTTGCTGCTGAAGGCGCAATCATCATTAAAGAAGAAGCTGGCGTTGCTGCTCTTCTTGAAGTGAACTGCCAAACTGATTTCGTAGCTAAAGATGCAGGTTTCCTTGCATTCGCTAACGAAGTTGCTGAAGTTGCTCTAGCTGAACGTCTAGACATCGTTGCACTTCAAGCTAAGTTTGAAGACGCTCGTATCGCTCTAGTAACTAAGATCGGTGAGAACATCAGCATCCGTCGCGTTGAGCTTGTTGAGGGTGTTGCACTAGCTTCTTACCGTCACGGCGAGAAAATCGGTGTTGTTGTTGCTGGTGAAGGCGAAGCTGAAACGCTTAAGCACATCGCTATGCACGTTGCTGCTTCTAAGCCTGAGTACGTTAACCCATCTGACGTACCTGCTGACGTAGTAGAAAAAGAAAAAGCTGTTCAAGTTGAAATCGCTATGAACGAAGGCAAACCACAAGAGATCGCTGAGAAAATGGTTATCGGCCGTATGAAGAAATTCACGGGCGAAGTATCTCTTACTGGTCAAGCTTTCATCATGGAACCTAAGAAAACTGTTGCTGACATTCTTAAAGAGAAAGGCGCATCAGTTACTACCTTCGTTCGTTTAGAAGTTGGTGAAGGTATCGAGAAAGCAGCTGAAATGAGCTTCGCAGACGAAGTTGCAGCGGTACAAAAAGGTTAA
- the rpsB gene encoding 30S ribosomal protein S2: protein MATVSMRDMLKAGVHFGHQTRYWNPKMKPFIFGARNKVHIINLEKTVPMFNDALAEIAKVGEKKGKVLFVGTKRAASEAVKEAAINSNQFYVNNRWLGGMLTNYKTVRQSIKRLKELEAQAQDGTFDKLTKKEALMRTREMEKLEKSLGGIKNMGGLPDALFVIDADHEHIAVKEANNLGIPVYAVVDTNSNPDGVDFVIPGNDDAIRAVQLYLNAAADAVKEGRNKDVAAVAAEKDGFVEAE, encoded by the coding sequence ATGGCAACTGTATCAATGCGCGATATGCTTAAAGCTGGTGTTCACTTCGGTCACCAAACTCGTTACTGGAACCCAAAAATGAAGCCATTCATCTTTGGTGCTCGTAACAAAGTACATATCATCAACCTAGAAAAAACTGTACCAATGTTCAACGACGCTCTAGCTGAAATCGCTAAAGTTGGTGAGAAGAAAGGTAAAGTTCTTTTTGTTGGTACTAAGCGCGCTGCATCTGAAGCTGTTAAAGAAGCTGCTATCAACAGCAACCAGTTCTACGTTAACAACCGCTGGTTAGGCGGTATGCTAACGAACTACAAAACTGTTCGTCAGTCTATCAAGCGTCTGAAAGAACTTGAAGCGCAAGCTCAAGACGGTACTTTCGACAAGCTTACTAAGAAAGAAGCTCTAATGCGCACTCGTGAAATGGAGAAGCTAGAGAAGTCTCTTGGTGGTATCAAGAACATGGGCGGCCTTCCAGACGCTCTATTCGTTATCGATGCTGATCACGAACACATCGCAGTTAAAGAAGCAAACAACCTAGGTATCCCAGTTTACGCTGTAGTTGATACTAACTCTAACCCAGACGGTGTTGACTTCGTTATCCCTGGTAACGATGATGCAATCCGTGCAGTACAGCTTTACCTAAACGCTGCTGCAGACGCGGTTAAAGAAGGTCGTAACAAAGATGTTGCTGCTGTAGCTGCTGAAAAAGACGGTTTTGTAGAAGCTGAATAA
- the map gene encoding type I methionyl aminopeptidase, whose amino-acid sequence MAVKIKTAEEIEKMRVAGKLASEILEMIEPHIQVGTTTEELNQICHEYALERGAYSAPLDYHGFPKSICTSINHIVCHGIPASQDETGSTGQFKPAVLKDGDILNVDITVIVPDDENADLSTRPQGYHGDTSKMFLVGEVSPANKRLCMVAQEALYEGMRQVKPGVQLGQVGTAIEKYIKTNNKNNPRAKFSIVKDYCGHGIGSEFHEDPQVVHYKNSDRTVLKAGMCFTIEPMINAGKFGCRLDDEDSWTVYTADSKNSAQWEHTLVVTETGCEVLTLRSDDTIPRIMKNA is encoded by the coding sequence ATGGCTGTAAAAATTAAAACTGCTGAAGAAATTGAAAAAATGCGCGTCGCCGGCAAGCTGGCTTCTGAAATTTTAGAGATGATTGAACCTCACATCCAAGTGGGTACAACGACAGAAGAGCTTAACCAAATCTGTCACGAGTACGCTCTAGAGAGAGGCGCATATTCAGCACCACTTGATTACCACGGTTTCCCTAAGTCTATCTGTACGTCTATCAACCACATTGTGTGCCACGGTATTCCAGCATCACAAGATGAGACTGGTAGCACAGGTCAATTCAAACCTGCAGTATTGAAAGATGGCGATATTCTAAACGTTGATATCACGGTGATTGTTCCTGATGACGAAAATGCAGATCTAAGCACTCGTCCTCAAGGTTACCACGGTGACACCTCTAAGATGTTCCTTGTGGGTGAAGTTTCACCAGCAAACAAACGTCTATGCATGGTTGCTCAAGAAGCACTTTACGAAGGCATGCGCCAAGTTAAACCTGGTGTTCAACTTGGCCAAGTTGGTACTGCTATCGAGAAGTACATCAAGACAAACAACAAAAATAACCCACGCGCTAAGTTCTCTATTGTGAAAGATTACTGTGGTCACGGCATTGGTTCTGAGTTCCACGAAGATCCACAAGTCGTTCACTACAAAAACAGCGATCGCACAGTACTAAAAGCAGGCATGTGTTTCACAATCGAGCCAATGATCAATGCAGGTAAGTTTGGCTGCCGTCTTGATGACGAAGATAGCTGGACTGTGTACACAGCAGACAGCAAAAACTCTGCACAGTGGGAACACACACTGGTTGTAACTGAGACAGGTTGTGAAGTTCTAACACTACGCAGCGATGATACGATTCCACGTATCATGAAGAACGCTTAG
- the glnD gene encoding bifunctional uridylyltransferase/uridylyl-removing protein GlnD, whose amino-acid sequence MPYQCPITFNDEQLEICELKNQLEIFTQYQKSEFLNHHPVTDLVLLRSEYMDLLLNRLWDHFGFSKLPHIALVAVGGYGRGELHPLSDIDILIVSQKTLPPALGEKVSQFITLLWDLKLEVGHAVRTIAECLEIGIDDLTVATNLQESRLLCGSEDTFQELKLKIHSDSFWPSETFYKAKIQEQRERHARYHDTTYNLEPDIKSTPGGLRDIHTLSWVARRHFGATSLLEMSKYGFLTDAEYRELVECQDFLWRVRFALHIELRRYDNRLTFAHQAQVAEHLGYTGEGNRGVEMMMKEFYRTLRRVAELNKMLLKLFDQAIINGGQTQEAEILDSDFQRRGSLIEARKPALFQARPETILDMFIHIANDSSIEGVSPPTLRQLRTARRRLNRFLHTIPEARDKFMDLVRHPNALHKAFSLMHKLGVLSAYLPQWSQIVGQMQFDLFHVYTVDEHSIRLLKHINRFSQIENHDKHPICCEVYPRVQKKELLILAAIFHDIGKGRGGDHSEIGAVEAYSFCIEHGLSKPEAKQVAWLVQNHLLMSVTAQRRDIYDPDVITEFAKKVRDEESLELLVCLTVADICATNPELWNSWKRTLLAELFHSTQRALRRGLENPVDVRDRIRHNQQMASALLRKEGFTAREIEVLWQRFKADYFLRHTHSQIAWHCEHLLRLEDPSQPLVLISQKATRGGTEVFVYCKDQAALFATVVAELDRRNFNVHDAQVMVSKDGHVLDTFIVLDQHGEAIDEARHKAVTKHLTHVLADGRPTKIRTRRTPRNLQHFKVKTLVEFLPTKSKKHTLMELRALDTPGLLAQVGATFAELDINLHGAKITTIGERAEDLFILTSDAGGRLSEEQEQALRERLTEHVSELAP is encoded by the coding sequence ATGCCTTATCAATGCCCTATTACGTTCAATGACGAACAACTTGAAATCTGCGAATTAAAAAATCAACTCGAAATCTTCACGCAGTATCAAAAGAGTGAATTTCTAAATCATCATCCAGTTACCGATTTGGTTCTGCTGCGTTCCGAATACATGGATTTGCTTCTCAATCGTTTATGGGATCATTTTGGATTTAGCAAACTGCCGCATATCGCACTGGTCGCTGTAGGCGGCTATGGCCGTGGTGAACTACACCCTTTATCCGATATTGATATTCTCATCGTCTCGCAAAAAACTCTGCCACCAGCACTAGGTGAGAAAGTCAGTCAATTCATCACGCTACTGTGGGATTTGAAGTTAGAGGTCGGCCACGCAGTTCGTACCATTGCCGAGTGTCTTGAGATCGGCATCGATGATTTAACCGTTGCGACCAACTTGCAAGAGTCACGTTTACTATGCGGAAGTGAAGATACCTTTCAAGAGTTAAAACTAAAGATTCATTCCGATTCATTTTGGCCAAGTGAGACCTTCTATAAGGCGAAGATTCAAGAACAGAGAGAGCGTCATGCTCGTTATCACGACACGACATATAATCTAGAGCCAGATATCAAATCGACTCCAGGTGGGCTCAGAGACATCCACACCCTAAGTTGGGTAGCACGTCGTCACTTCGGTGCGACTTCTTTGTTAGAAATGAGCAAGTATGGCTTTCTTACCGATGCTGAATATCGTGAACTCGTGGAGTGCCAAGATTTCTTATGGCGAGTTCGCTTTGCACTGCACATAGAGCTGCGCCGTTATGACAACCGACTTACCTTTGCACACCAAGCTCAAGTGGCAGAACATCTTGGTTATACCGGTGAAGGCAATCGTGGTGTCGAGATGATGATGAAAGAGTTCTACCGAACACTTCGTCGTGTAGCTGAGCTCAATAAGATGCTGCTTAAGTTGTTTGACCAAGCAATCATTAACGGTGGTCAAACACAAGAAGCTGAGATTCTCGACAGTGACTTCCAACGTCGTGGTTCATTGATCGAAGCGCGTAAGCCAGCCCTATTCCAAGCGCGACCAGAAACGATTCTCGATATGTTTATCCATATCGCTAATGACTCGTCTATCGAAGGGGTGAGTCCGCCAACCTTACGACAACTGCGTACGGCACGTCGCCGATTGAACCGCTTCCTGCATACCATTCCTGAAGCTCGTGACAAGTTCATGGATTTGGTTCGCCATCCTAACGCACTGCACAAAGCCTTTAGCTTGATGCATAAATTGGGCGTGCTCTCGGCCTATTTGCCACAGTGGAGTCAAATTGTCGGCCAAATGCAGTTTGATCTGTTCCACGTTTACACCGTTGATGAACACAGTATTCGTCTGCTCAAGCACATCAACCGCTTTAGTCAGATCGAAAACCACGATAAGCACCCGATTTGTTGTGAAGTCTATCCACGCGTACAGAAGAAAGAACTCCTGATCCTGGCGGCTATCTTCCACGATATCGGCAAAGGCCGTGGCGGAGACCACTCAGAGATTGGTGCTGTTGAAGCTTACTCTTTCTGTATTGAACACGGGTTATCAAAGCCTGAAGCCAAACAAGTCGCGTGGCTAGTACAAAACCACCTGTTGATGTCCGTGACCGCTCAGCGCCGTGATATCTACGATCCGGATGTGATTACCGAATTCGCCAAGAAAGTGCGCGATGAAGAGTCGTTAGAGCTTCTGGTGTGCCTAACGGTAGCCGATATCTGTGCAACCAACCCGGAACTATGGAACAGCTGGAAACGTACCCTACTCGCAGAGTTATTCCATTCTACGCAGCGAGCACTGCGCCGCGGCTTGGAAAACCCAGTCGATGTTCGAGACCGTATTCGTCACAATCAACAAATGGCATCAGCACTACTGCGTAAAGAAGGTTTCACCGCTCGTGAAATTGAGGTGTTGTGGCAGCGTTTCAAAGCTGACTATTTCTTGCGTCATACACACTCTCAAATCGCATGGCACTGTGAACACTTACTTCGCTTAGAAGATCCGAGTCAACCTTTAGTGCTTATCAGCCAAAAAGCGACACGTGGCGGCACAGAGGTATTCGTTTACTGTAAAGACCAAGCGGCACTTTTTGCGACCGTGGTTGCCGAGCTCGATAGACGCAACTTTAACGTTCACGACGCACAAGTCATGGTCAGTAAAGATGGTCACGTTTTGGATACCTTTATCGTACTGGATCAGCACGGTGAAGCAATTGATGAAGCAAGACACAAAGCCGTTACGAAACATCTGACTCATGTTCTGGCTGATGGTCGTCCAACTAAAATTAGAACACGCAGAACGCCACGTAACTTACAGCACTTCAAGGTAAAAACTCTGGTTGAATTTCTACCAACCAAGAGCAAAAAACATACTTTGATGGAGTTAAGAGCTCTTGATACACCGGGTTTATTGGCTCAAGTCGGTGCAACTTTTGCTGAGTTAGACATCAACTTACACGGTGCGAAAATTACCACCATAGGTGAGCGAGCTGAGGATTTGTTTATTCTGACCAGTGATGCGGGAGGAAGGTTGTCTGAAGAACAAGAACAAGCGCTAAGAGAAAGGTTAACTGAGCATGTTTCAGAACTCGCACCTTAG
- a CDS encoding DUF3461 family protein, with protein MYPNLTGLGIHEPKQIERYSLRQEAHKDILKIYFRKQKGELFAKSVKFKYPRQVKSVLVSGGNNQYKEVTEINRNLTLVIDELNKITKPIPTAEVDVKQKILTDLRHLEKVVSSKIAEIEADLEKLK; from the coding sequence ATGTATCCAAACCTCACTGGCTTAGGTATCCACGAACCTAAACAGATTGAACGTTACTCCCTTCGCCAAGAAGCGCACAAAGATATCCTGAAGATTTACTTTCGTAAGCAGAAAGGTGAACTGTTCGCGAAAAGCGTTAAGTTTAAGTACCCACGACAAGTAAAAAGTGTGCTTGTTAGCGGTGGCAATAATCAATACAAAGAAGTGACCGAGATTAACCGCAACCTCACTCTTGTAATTGATGAACTCAACAAGATCACCAAGCCGATTCCAACCGCAGAAGTCGATGTAAAACAGAAAATTCTTACTGACTTACGTCACCTAGAGAAAGTGGTATCGAGCAAGATCGCTGAGATCGAGGCCGATCTAGAAAAGCTAAAATGA